The genomic DNA TGGCGGAGGAAACCCAGGCTTTGGTGGCCTGATCGATGACGATCATGACCACCGCCCAGATGGAAGCTCGCTGATAGCGATTCATTCCGAGCTGCCTAGTTCAGTTTTTTCAGCACTTCGGTACAGCGCGGACAGGCGTCGGCTAATTCCGGATCGGTGCCGAGGTCTTCGCTGATACGCCAGCAGCGCTCGCATTTGTCTCCAGTGGCGGGCTCAACTGTGATTTTCAGGTTTTCGACATCTTCACCCTGGAATGCGTCGGTCGGAGCTTCGGCAACGTCCTTGAGGTCAATCTTGGACACGATGAAGAATTCTCGTGCGTCCAGTTCGTCGGACTCGACGAGTGCGCGGATTTCTTCGGTGGTGTACAGCGTGATCTGAGCATCAAGCGACTTGCCGATGACGCGATCCTTGCGTTTGGGTTCAATGGCCTTGTTCACTTCGCCGCGAACCGCAGCCAGTTTTTCCCAGCGGGCGCGCTCGTCGTCGGTCAGGTCGGTTGCATCAGGTGCAAAGCGCAGAGCGAAGACGGTTTCCTGCTGGTTCAGGTCGGCCTTGATGGCGTCCGGCAGATTCTGGAACGCTTCTTCCGCAGTGAAGGACAGGACCGGGGCCATGTCTTGCAGAAGCATGAGCAGTACCTGCCACAGTACGGTCTGGGCGGAGCGGCGTTTGAGGCCGTTCTGTTCCTCTACGTAGAGGCGGTCCTTGATGATATCAAGGTAGAATGCCGAGAGGTCCACAACGCACAGGTTGTGCAGGGTGTGGTAAACCTTGTGGAATTCGAATTTTTTGTATGCTTCCTGAATGGTCGCATGATGACGCGACACCATGTCCAGTGCGTAGCGGTCCAACGGCAGCATATCGGCTGCGGCGACTTTGTCCTTCGGGTCGAAGTCGTTCAGGTTGGACAGCAGGTAGCGGCAGGTGTTGCGGATGCGGCGATAGGCGTCCACGAGCCTGTTCAGGGTTTCGTCGGAGATGCGGATGTCTTCCTGATAGTTGGAAGCGGATACCCACATACGCAGGATTTCGGCACCGAACTTGTCGATGATTTCCTGCGGGGCAATGACGTTGCCGATGGACTTGGACATTTTGCGGCCCTCGGCGTCCACCACGTAACCGTGAGTGAGAACCGTCTTGTAGGGCGGAACTTCGCGGGTGCCCATGGAGGCGAGCAGGGAGCTGTGGAACCATCCGCGGTGCTGGTCCGAACCTTCAAGGTAGAGGTCGGCCGGGAAGCGGGTTTCCTTGCGCTGTTCAACAACGGCGGCAAAGCTGGTGCCGGAATCGAACCAGACGTCGAGGATGTCGGTTTCACGCTTCCAGTGAGTACCGCCGCACTTGGCGCACTTGAGTCCTTCGGGGACGATCTCTTCAATGGGCGCTTCAAACCAGTAGTCGCAACCAGTCTCATGGTTGGCGTATTTGTCGCAGATGTCATAGACCCACTGGGCGTCGAACCAGGTTTCGTCACAATCTTCGCAGATCAGTGCGGAGATCGGGACACCCCAGTTGCGCTGACGGGAGATGCACCAGTCAGGACGGTTGGCAACCATGTTGTAAATGCGTTCTTCACCCCATCCCGGAACCCATTCAACCTTGTTGCGGATTGCGTCAAGGGAGCGGTCGCGCAGTTTGTTTTCGTCCATGCCGATGAACCACTGTGTCGTGGCGCGGAAGATGACAGGCTTCTTGCAGCGCCAGCAGTGGGGGTAGGAGTGGGAAATCTCTTCGGATGCGAGAAGGTTTCCGAGTTCGGTCAGTTTTTCGATGACCTTGGGGTTGGCGTCCCATACATTCAGGCCGGCGAAATGTTCGACTTCCGGCAGGAATTCGCCACGGTCATTCATGGGCGAGTAGACTTCCAGACCGTACTTGAGGCCGGTTTCAAAGTCCTCACGACCATGACCGGGAGCTGTGTGAACACAGCCCGTGCCGGTTTCGAGAGTGACGTAGTCGGCAAGGACGACCGGTGATTCGCGATCATAGATGGGATGCTTGGCCTTGAGTCCTTCAAGCTCGGAACCGCTGACGGTGGCGATGGTCTTGACGGAATCCCATCCGAATTTGGACGCACAGTCTTCAAGCAGACCTTCGGCAAGGATGTAGTAGT from uncultured Pseudodesulfovibrio sp. includes the following:
- the ileS gene encoding isoleucine--tRNA ligase → MSDYKKTLLLPKTKFPMKANLKQREPEMLKFWEEQKAYDKMVAAGNPDDEYVLHDGPPYANGHIHMGTALNKVLKDIVVKSRNMQGQQAQYVPGWDCHGLPIEHKVEQELKKKNKELDTLTIRKICRTYAAKWLDTQRKEFKRLGVMGEWEDPYMTMKPEYEAATARELGRFMERDGVVRGKKPIYWCCDCRTALAEAEVEYEDHSSPSIYVRFPMADENAKKIADIDVSNLYIAIWTTTPWTIPDNMAVAVHPDFDYVLVEANGDYYILAEGLLEDCASKFGWDSVKTIATVSGSELEGLKAKHPIYDRESPVVLADYVTLETGTGCVHTAPGHGREDFETGLKYGLEVYSPMNDRGEFLPEVEHFAGLNVWDANPKVIEKLTELGNLLASEEISHSYPHCWRCKKPVIFRATTQWFIGMDENKLRDRSLDAIRNKVEWVPGWGEERIYNMVANRPDWCISRQRNWGVPISALICEDCDETWFDAQWVYDICDKYANHETGCDYWFEAPIEEIVPEGLKCAKCGGTHWKRETDILDVWFDSGTSFAAVVEQRKETRFPADLYLEGSDQHRGWFHSSLLASMGTREVPPYKTVLTHGYVVDAEGRKMSKSIGNVIAPQEIIDKFGAEILRMWVSASNYQEDIRISDETLNRLVDAYRRIRNTCRYLLSNLNDFDPKDKVAAADMLPLDRYALDMVSRHHATIQEAYKKFEFHKVYHTLHNLCVVDLSAFYLDIIKDRLYVEEQNGLKRRSAQTVLWQVLLMLLQDMAPVLSFTAEEAFQNLPDAIKADLNQQETVFALRFAPDATDLTDDERARWEKLAAVRGEVNKAIEPKRKDRVIGKSLDAQITLYTTEEIRALVESDELDAREFFIVSKIDLKDVAEAPTDAFQGEDVENLKITVEPATGDKCERCWRISEDLGTDPELADACPRCTEVLKKLN